The following DNA comes from Methanothermus fervidus DSM 2088.
AAAGACTAGGACGAGATCCTAACCCACTGGAATATGGAATGCTAGATGTCATGTTTTCTGAACATTGTTCATACAAAAGTAGTAGGCCTGTTATCAAAATGTTTCCAACAGAAGGTGACAAAGTTATTGTTGGACCTGGAGATGATGCTGGTGTAATCGAAATTAATAAAAAATTTGCTTTGGCAGTAGGTATAGAAAGTCATAATCATCCTTCAGCAATCGAACCATACAGTGGTGCAGGAACTGGTATTGGTGGAATATTGCGTGACATAATTTCTATGGGAGCATGGCCAATTGCACTTCTGGATTCATTACATTTTGGACATTTGGAGGATCAAAGATCATGTTATCTATTTGAAAACGTTGTTAAAGGAATATCTGATTATGGAAATAGAGTAGGGGTTCCAACCGTAGCAGGTGAAGTAGAATTTGATGAAAACTTCAAATTAAATCCTCTTGTAAATGTAATGTGTATAGGTATAGTTCCAAAAAAGAAAATAAAAAGAGGAATTGCACCCAATGTAGGTGATGTATTCTTTTTAATGGGTGGACTAACAGGTAGGGATGGAATTCATGGAGTAACCTTTGCTTCTGAAGAATTAACCAGTGAATCAGAAATAGAAGATCGTCCAGCAGTTCAAATAGGTGATCCATTTACAAAAAAAATAGTCATGGAAGCTTCTTTTGAAATAATGGAAAAAATACCTGTTTCAGGTGTTAAAGATCTTGGCGGTGGCGGTCTAACATGTTGTATTTCAGAAATGGTTGCAAAATGTAACAATGGAGCAGAAGTATATGTTGATAAGGTTCCATTACGAGAAAAGAACATGACTCCATATGAAATAATGCTCTCAGAATCTCAAGAAAGAATGATGTTTGTGATGCCACCAAAGTATGTAGAAAAAGCTTTAAAAATATGTAAGAAGCATGAAATACCTGCTGCAGCTGTAGTTGGTAAAGTAACTGATACAGGTAGGTTAGTTGTAAAGAAAAACAATAAAATTATAGCAGATATCCCTGCAGATTTATTGGCTAATCCTCCAGTTGTATACAGAGAATCCAAAAAACCAAAAAAGATTAAAACTAAAATACCTGATGTAGAGCATCCTCACCCAGAAGAAGCTTTAAAAAAGGTTCTATCATCCCAAAATATAGCAGATAAAAGTTGGGTATATTATCAATATGATTATGATGTACAGATAAGAACTATTGTTAAACCAGGAGATGATGCTGCAGTATTAAGGATTGATGATAAAACAGCTATAGCAGCCACTGTTGATAGTAATTGTGCCCATACAAAATTAAGTCCATATCATGGTGGTGCAGGATCAGTTGCAGAAGCTATAAGAAATGTTGTCTCCATGGGTGCATGGCCAATTTGTATTGTAGATTGTCTTAATTTTGGCAATCCTGAAAAACCTGAAATATTTTGGCAATTTAAAGAATGTGTCAAGGGGATGGCAAAGGTTGCAAAAGAATTCAAAGTACCTGTAATAAGTGGTAATGTTAGTTTTTATAATGAAACTGAAGGTATAGCTGTTAATCCTTCACCAGTGGTAGGCGTTGTAGGTAAAGTACCCATAAATAATATTCGAACCCTTGAATTTAAAAATAAAGGTGATAAAATTATAATGGTTAGCAAAACATACAAAGAACTCGGTGGTTCAGAATATTATAAAGTTGTTCATGGTATTTCCAGCGGGATAGTCCCAAAGGTAAGGATCCAAGATGAAATAGCAGCTGCTAAATCTATTTATAATCTTGTTTCTAAAGACAATGAAAATAAAATCACTGCAATCCATGACTGTTCTAAGGGAGGACTTGCTATTGCATTGAGTGAAATGGCAATAAGAAGCGGTATTGGCGCTAAAATAGATTTAGATTTAGTGCCTAAATCAGAAAATATTGATAAAATCGAAACTTTATTTTCAGAATCACATGGAAGATACATAATGACCGTAGATAAATCGGTTGCAAATGATTTTATAAAAGAAATAAATGTCCCAGCAAAAATAATAGGAAAAGTTACATCTAAAAAACTTAAAATTAATGATATAATAAACATAAGTGTTAAGGAACTTCAGGAAAGTTATTATGGTGTCATAGAAAATTTTGTTGTATAATCTCTTAAGAATGATAAAAATGAATTTTAAGAGAGAAGTAATAAGGCAAACAATACATGCTTCGGGAGCATGGTTTATTTTACTTGAAAATTTTTTTCCAAATTATTTAATTGGATCAATAGCCTTACTTTTTAGCTTAATTGGGTATTTCATTTGGTATTTAGATAGAAGAGTATATTTAAGCTTTATATCTAAAATTTTGAGAACATGTAGAAGAAATAAAAAAGACAAGGGATTTATTTATTTTTTTATAGGGATTGGACTAACTTTCCTTTTATTTAATAATAAAGATATTATAAATGCTGCAATTATAGTTCTATGTTTTGGAGATGCCCTATCTACAATAGTTGGTAGATTTTATGGAAAACATCCTTTTCTATTTGGGGAAAAAACATGGGAGGGATTCTTAACATTTTTATTCACATCTTTTTTTTGACAATGATAATACTTGACCCAATAAGAGCATTTATTGCAGCATTGGTGGGCGCATTGGCAGAAAATCTTCCACTGGAAGATAATATAACGATACCTCTTTTTGTTGGCATTGCTTTGAGCTACTCCTCATAGAGTTTCCTACTTCATCAAGCTTCATCAAGAAAAAATATAGTCCTAAGTAGGGCATTCTCCCAAACAGACAATCAAAGCTACTCCACTCTTCAACAATACATGAATTTCATTTAGATTTATCATGAAAATTTAGGTTTTTTCTAGATATTATTGCATTTTGGACAAAAAAGAAATTAAAAAATAAGAAAATCATTTCTCCGGCCTTCTCAATAGATATCCTGCTGCTATTAATGCAATCAATATTATAACTCCGATTATTCCTGCAAATGGCACTGATGATGGACTTCCAATTCCTTTAGACACTGGTGTAATCTCATATGCTTTACCTGCTGCAGCACCTGTAATTCCTGCTTTACCTGTAGCACCTGATTCTGATGAGGATTTACTTGCAGCTCCAGAAGCTTGAGCTGCTCCTCTTGCACCAACTTCACCACCAACTCTACCTGAAGGACCTGAAATTCCTGGTGAAACTCCCCTTGTTGCTGCAGTTCCAATTCCTACTCTTCCTAATGCAGTTGGAGCTCCTAGTTGTGATGGTGCTCCTGGAATTGAAGGTTGTGGTGTAGTTGTTGGAATTCCAGGGACTGAAGGTTGTGGTGTTGTTGGAGCTCCTGGGATTGAAGGAGCAAATGCAGCATTTTTTGTTGCTATATATAGCTGAGATCTTACTGAATTTAATAGATTTGGATTTACATAGTTTAATGCCCATCTTATCATAGCTATATTTCCACAACTGCAATCACAGCATGCTGGTCCATATCTGGCTATTAGAGCTGCCCATCTATTCATGAGGAATCTCATTGTATTCGCATCTAATTTTAATCGATTTTGATGTGCTAAGGTTAACAATGTGCCTATCCAATGAATCTGATCAAATGGATTGTTGTTAAGCCAGTTTGAAATGCCTAAATTATATTTATCTCTTAAATACACATCTATGAATTCCTTATACACGTCACTACTAATTTCTCCTGGAACTGTAGTCTGCCAAATTTTCAGAGATTCAATGAATGTTGAAATCCTATAAGCTCCTGCCTGGCCTTTACTCATCAATGCTTTAATAAATTCTGGATTGAAATATCTCGTTCTGAGATCTCTTGCAATATAATCACTTAAAGAAAGTATTTCTGGATTAAATTTATTAGAAGTTATAGCAATCCTAATTTTTGGAGTTTCACCTGTTAATACTCTTATTGTCATTGCCAATCCACCTAAATAACTTGCCATAGCATCATTTTCTGCAACGCCAACTACATATGTACTTCTTCCTTGATATATACCTGAAACTCCGCTCAATAAATCTTTAAATAAGTCTGTATTCTTCTCACCCCAGGTAGTCTCTGAATAGAAATTACTCATCCTATTTATGAAGATATTTGATAAATCTGTCTCGTTTTTCCAGGTCCATGGTTGATCTATAGCTTCTTTTATGCCAGTTCCATATCCTCCAGCAGGTGGGCCCACTATCCTTAATATTGCATAATTTCCTGCTTTTTCAGGTTCTACTCCTGATGCTATATATTTTTGAACAGATTCTAACCAATGTTTAGCTACATAATTTTGATCTATTGGATCATCGCCTTTTACTAAAAGTTTTAGATCAACTAATGGTTTCACTGCCGCATCTAATGCCTTTACTATTGTATCATTATATTGTCTTGCTATTGTATTATAAGATGCTGCAAGAGCTAATCTAAATGCACGATCAAGTAATACTGCAACCTGTCCATAAGCATCTCTGAATAAACCACTAATCATGACAATTGCATCGATTCTAGGCCTATTTAGAGTTGTTAGTGGTGTTAATTTAATACCAGAGACTCTTCCTCCTGCTGCCCAGGTTGGCTCCACACCTAACAATCTTAAAACAAATGAAACCATTGCTCCATCGTCTCTAGCTACATCAACTCCAAATATAACGACAGCCAGTTTTTCTGGCGGCTTTTCATATTCTTTTAATGCTAAATCAGCAATCTTTTTTCCTAATTCATATGCAGATTGTGTTGGTATCAATGTTGGATCTGTTGCATAGAAGTTCTTTCCAGTTGGTAAGACATTAGGATTAACAATAGGATCTCCACCAATCTGTGGAGCAACGTATCCACCATTTAAAACATTTAACAATGAATTTAATTCAGAATTAAAACTTTGTTTCAATTTGTCGATGAGATCTTTTCCTAATTCTAATTTCTTTGTAATATTTTGTGAAACTGTGATATTTTTTCCTAACAATATGTCTTTTATCCATGCCTTCACTTGGTTATAAAGTTCATCAAACATCTCAGGTGTTATATTTTCATATGAAATTCCTTTTTCCTGTGCCAATAACCTTATAATAGATGGATTGTCAACTCCACCATCTATACTTAACATTGAAGCTACAGTTTCAGCTATTTCGTCTGCAGTCCATTCTTTTCCAAATGTATGTAATCCATAGGGCATCAATGTTGTTTCAATTTTAATTAAGTAATCTGAGCATGCTTTGATTAATTCTTCATCGCTTAAATTAGTATTTATTTCAATTTTAGATCTCTCTATTAATTTCTTTATATCCTGTATATATGCCTTTTTGAGATTTTCATCTATAGCTTTTTTATAATTTTCTAATAATGTTTTAAGATTTAATAAGTCTCCGTATAATCCTGACAACTTCATTGGAGGTGTTAAGTAATCTATTATTACCCCATAACCTCTTCTTTTTATTAATAATCCATCAGCCACGTTATCGACTCTGTATAGATGAATGTTAGGTGTATCTCCAATAACTATATCTGGGAAATCAAAATCTAGTAATGCTGTTTGCTTTCTAGGAAGATGTTGATAAGTTGTGTCTACACCAATGTGAATCATTGCATCTGCATTAAATTCTTTATTTATCCAAGCATAGAATGCGAGATATTGGTGATGTGGAGGAAGTATCAACGCATGTAACAAAGCATCTGGATTTCCTTCGTAACCTAATATTGGTTCTGGCCCAATGAATACATTTCCAATAATAATTCCAGGTATAACAATATATTTTGTTCCATTTTTAACTATAGTCATCAGATTGCCTGGAGGCTCTCCCCAACCTGCAAGTCCTGTAATATTTAACAGCATGAACTCTTTTTTCATCCTATAGAATTCTTCCCATGTGCTCGTGCCATTTATTATTGATCTCAATGTGCTTACAATTTTATCCAGTATTTCTAATCCTCTTTGTGATTTATTAGGACACATCTTTATACAATCTCTCATTTCTTTATACCATTTGTCAAGGACTTTTGTTGCAGTGCTGAGAATACCCGGATCCTTTTTACTATAATTCAGAGCAAATTTTATTATTTCTTCTATATATCCAAGAGGACCTTCCACAACATACTTTTGAGCTATTGGATTTAAACTGCTAAACCATCGTTTATATTTCTCTGCTTCCCACAATATCGAATTATTAGCAAGTTTTTCAAGTTCTCCTGGTGCCCATGGTGCCACATTTATGCCTTTAGTTCTTAAAATTTCAACAAATTCTTCAACATTTGGTATTTTGTCAATTGTATATCCTGCTTCCTTTAATTTGTTAAGTATGTTAATGATAGATTCTGGAAGATTTAAATAACTAGTTCCTATGTTCCATTTTCCTACACCATTCTCATATATAATTGCAATCTTTTTATCTTTATTTGGTTTAATTTTCAATTGTAACCATTTTTCAACTCTAGAAACAACTTTAGATACTCTTTCATCAATTACAGAATATGAACTCAATTCACAACCAGTTAAAGGATCTACACGTTTATCTAGTGCTGCAATAGCAATAGGCTCTATCAGTCCCTGTGATTCTGGGAACACTAATTGCCCTGCTATATCGTCTCTACTCCATGGTGTTAAGCCATCATCAGAAATTAACCAATCTTTAACACTTCTACTTTCAATTTGAATTATTTTTATAACAGGAATATTTAGACGTTGTAATAATGCCACAACATTTTTTGAGGCTGGTCCTCCAAGTAAGTAAGTATGTGGTGCTAAAATTATATCTACAACTGGTTTTACAGAATCTGGATTTGATTCATACTCCTTTACAGACTTTGCGGTTGTGAAAAATTCAACAATGCCTGCATATGTTTCATAACCATATCTAGCAACAACAGGTATTACATTGTAACCTTTAGTTGTCAATTTCTCAATTAATGAATCAATTCCTGCTGTACCTCCTAGTGCCACATAACTATCTAATTCTATAATTCCAACAGTTGGTTTTTGAGGATTTAATGGATAATCTTTGAAATATTCTGTTAAATTATTATAAAATTTTCCATTTCTGTAAATTACATGCCGTGAAAACACTTTAACCTCGTCATATTTTACATACACAGGTTTTTTGTTGTATTTCGCCCACATATCTATTGCACAAAGTATTAAATTCTTATCATTCTCTGTACTTGGATAACAATAATATGAATACAATTTTGCCCATTTTTGTATTTGTGGATATTTATTTACATATTGGCTTAACATCGTTAGAGGATTGTCAGAAATTTGAGTATAAGCACTGACATTGTATATATCCTGATCAGGAATTCCTTCAAATATTTTCTTACCATCAATCTGAGACAATTTTACAGAATCAACGCCTTCAGGACAACGTAAATGCACAAAAAGTTTGTCATTTGTTAAGACTCCTGGACTTTTCAATGTATTAACAAGTTTTGTATAGGTTTCCATAGTATGACCAATTGATTTTACAATGATAATATCTGAACTTTTTATCATTGCTGTTAAGTCATCTGAAGACATTTTACTTATCTGTTCACCAGTCCTAACAGTGATATTGAATTTGTCTTTATATTGAGGATACTCTTCATAAATTTTGTATGTTGCTTCAACCGAATGTCTTGCATAGTGAGGTGGATTTAAAATTAATATGTTTATTTTTTCATGATCTGTAGTATTCTCTGCGGCTGCAGTCCCTAATAAGGAGAAAATCAGTAGAAATGCTATTAGAATAATTGTTCTTCTCATAGATTTCCCTCCATCAATAAAATGTTTAACATTAGTAATAATATTAAAATTTTTTTTCATTAACAATTAAAATAAATTAAAATTAACTTCAATAACGAAGAGAGAGGTAAATTTCAAGTGTAATAGCTAGAGAGAATTAAGGAGAGGTAGTTATAAGTTATAACTTATAAGTTATAAGCGAGGAAAATAATGCTGAAACTATAGCCAAATACAAAATTATGGAAACTACAGCCAGCCTGACAGCCTTATCTATCGAATTTTCATTTAACTTCCCGTCGTCTCCTAAAACATAATGGTCTGGCTTTTCTAATTTTGCTTGTAATGCACCAGCAGTGGCCGCCATTGGATAACCTGCATTTGGACTGTCAGGGACCTTAGAATCTCTTAACATTATTTTAAAGCTATTTCTCCAATCCATATTTAAAAGTAGTGAAGCAAAGACTATTAACATTCCAGTGATCCGTGCAGGTATAAAATTAAGTATATCATCTAATTTCGCTGGGAACCATCCAATTTCTCTATACTCTTTATTCTTATATCCAATCATTGCATCAAGTGTATTCACAACCCTATAAAATACTGCACCATATATCCCAAAAAACAATGCATAAAAAATCGGAGACACTACAGAATCCACAATATTTTCACTTAAACTCTCTATGGCCGCTGAAATAATCTGTGTCCTTGATAATTCACTTGTATCTCTACTTACAATTTCAGATACTTTTTTGCGTGCAGATTCTATATCATCCAACCTCTTTTTCACTTCTAATGGATATTTAATAAGTAATTTTATTGAAAACGTAGAAGATAAAATTATTGAATAAAGAATTATTTGTAAAAACATTGGAAGAAAAGCTATGAAATAAAGTGGAATTATATAAAGTATAGAAGTGAGGAAAGTGATTATAACACCTGAAATTTTCTTATTTGGTAATCTTACATATAAGAAATCTATAGTTTTACCAATCCAAACAACAGGATGAATTCTAGTTGGAAGTTCTCCAATTAAATCCAATATTATCGCAAAAAATAAAATAATTAAAAAATTCATTGTTGGTGCCTTTTCTTTTCTAAATAAAGCTCAAGGTATGATCTTCTCTCAAAATTATTCTTTATATTTAATTTTTTACAAATTTTAAAGGCATGGTCCACATATTCTTTAATTTTATTTTTATTTTTTACATTCTTCTCAACTTCAATAAATTTACCAACTTTATATACATCATCAAGACAAATCTCAAAATCTTTAAACTTGTAAACTTTTCTTTTTTTCTTTATTGTTGCTACTGCTTTGTAACCAAGGAATTTAAGTATTTCAACCATATTTTTTAAATTTTCTATACCAACTTCAACCTCTTCTCTAGTTTTACTAATTTTATCTATTTTTGGACCTTTATATGTTAAAATTATTTTAGTTTTTTCATTTTCGATCTTTCTAATTCTCAATGCTTCATCAGTCTTTGAAAAGTCTCTGTCTGGAGCATTGAAATAAATATCTTCTTGATATATTTCCTCAATTTTTTCTGCTCCTAATTTTTTTAACCTGTCTTCAATTTCTTTTAAATTATTAACATGGGCTTTCACTTCGACTTCCATGAGCTACTCCTCAATTTCCATACTATTTAGTCTATTTAAAACATGCATGAGACGAATAATTTTCATTTTTTATTTTAATATATATAGTTTTTTCTAAGTATTATTGCGTTGGAGAGAGAAAATCAATTTCAATAAGAAGAGAGGGAGGTAAATTTCAAGTGTAATAGCTAGAGAGAATTAGGGAGAGATAGTTATAAGTTATAACTTATAAGTTATAAGTGAAATAGAGATAGACTTATCAAGCAAGATATTCTAAGAATAGACTAAATAGTATGGAAATAGAAAAAAGGTGATAGTTTATGCCTAAAGCAACGTTAGCTACAGGAATTATAGCAATAGGTGCTGGTCTAGCAATAGGTTTTGCAGGTTTAGGAGCTGGAGTAGGACAGGGAGTAGTTGGATCATCCTCAGTTGGAGCAATAGTTGAAGATCCTGGATCATTTGGTAAAAGCCTCCTATTTACAGCTCTACCAGAAACTCACACAATCTTTGGATTCATTATTGCTATAATGTTGATAATGTTTTCAGGAATGATGGGCGGATAAGCTACTCCTATTTTGAGCCACTCCCTACGGAGCTTCCTGATTCATAGAGAAAACTTGCCCAAAGACTATATCCCTATAGGAGATAGTCCTGAGTAGAGGTTTTCTCTCAGGTAGGCTATCTAGGGCTATCTTTTCCCTGACATCCAAACTTTTTGGGCTAAATTATTATATAAACAAAAATAAAAGCGGTGAGAACTATGATCTATTATATTATCTATTTTATTACCGGTCTTCTAGCAGGAGTTGTAGGTGGACTTTTGGGCACAGGTGGTTGTGTCATAATGATGCCAGTAATTCGTTTTGGTTTCCATTTTGATCCGGCTATTGCGGTAGGAACAACTTTAACTGCTGTGGTTTTTACTGCCGGTTTCGGTGCCTTTCAACATATCAAAATGAAAAATGTTGATAAAGAAACTGCGCTTTTAACCGGTTATTCAGGAATTTTAGGAGTAATTATCGGCTCAATTATTTTTGGCTACATCAAAAATCATGGTAACCTGATTGATTTGATTGTTGGTATCGCTTTCATTGTTGTTTCTTTACGAATGCTTTATGAGGGATTATTCGCCAAAATTAAGCAAGTTGAACAAGTGCAAAAAATTCCAGGGACGCCTCTCTCTAAAACGATTATAGGTTCAGTTATTGGCACTTTAACTGGTATTATTGGTTTAGGAGGAGGCTATGCTCTTGTCCCATCGTATACTTTATTCTTGAGATCTCCGATAAAGTTGGCTATCGGTACTTCTATGGCTGCTTTTGTCTGGATAGCTTTGGTTGGTGCCATCTACAAAATATTCCAGGGAGTTGTCAATATTCCAGCAGCGATTGCTTTGGGCATTGGTGCAGCGATTGGGGCGATTTATGGAGCAAAATTAGTAGCGAAATTTAAATCCAATGTCTTAAAAATCTTGTTTGGTCTTTTATTTACCTATGTCTCTTTGAAATATATATTAATTTACTTTGGCATCGTTATTTAACCACTACAGAGATAAATAAAGTGAATAGGATGCGACTCTAGGAATAAAACTTTGTAGGAACCGAGATGTTAAGAGGTAACTAATCCACAAATGAGTAAAAAATTGAAAGTGAGGGCATGATGGTGAAATCAGATTCAAAGACCTCTTCTGTCCTTCATTTATTTTTACCATTATTCAAGCCGGACTTACAACCTCTAGCGGTCCTGCAATGGTTTCATATATTAAAGATCTGTGTGTAAAACAGAACAAATGGCTTGATAAAAAACATTAAAGAGGATTAAAATTGAACAAGAGTAAAAGAAGAGTTGTGTATATTTTTAAAACAAATGCTAGTTTTGTTCATCTATATAAATACTTTTCTTATTTCTTAATCCCCGATAGAGTGGAAATCTGTTTAATTCTGAAAAAATATTAAAATAAAAAAATTTATTAGTATGGGTAGACAAAACATGAAAAACATGAAAAAAGTAAAAACCGGAATTCCTGGAATGGATGATATATTACATGGAGGAATACCTGAAAGAAATATAGTTTTGTTGTCTGGTGGTCCAGGCACTGGAAAAACAATATTTTGTCAGCAATTTCTATATAAAGGTGTTAAAGAGTATAATGAGCCAGGAATTTTAGTAGCATTAGAAGAGCATCCTGTACAAATCAGGGAAAATATGAAACAATTTGGGTGGGATGTTAGAGAACTTGAAGAAGAAGAAGAAAAATTTGTCATAGTTGATGCATTTACATCTGGAATAGGACGTGCTGCAAAAAGAGAAAAATATATAGTAAAGGATCCAAACGATGAAAGAGAATTAATCGATGTTTTAAGAACTGCTATAAATGATATTGGAGCTAAAAGAGTAGGAATTGATTCCGTAACTACCCTCTACATAAATAAACCAATGATGGCCAGAAAAACAGTGTTTCTATTAAAGAGAGTCATTTCCGGTTTAGGATGCACTGCTATTTTTACATCTCAAATTTCTGTTGGAGAGAGAGGATTTGGAGGCCCTGGAGTTGAGCATGCTGTTGATGGAATTATAAGGTTAGATTTAGATGAAATAAAAGGAGAATTAAAAAGAAGTTTGATCGTTTGGAAAATGAGAGGAACCAATCATTCTTTAAAAAGACGTCCATTTGATATAACTGATAAAGGAATTTATGTACACTCAGATAAAGTATTAAAAATTAGATGAAAGGTGTTAGTTATGATTCCATTAGTGCCTACATCAAAAACTGAAATAAATAAGTTAGAACATGTTTTAGTGTTAGGAACATTGTTTAGACCCGAAATTTTGAAATTAATAAAGGATCCTAGAGAAAGAATTACCTGGGTTGAATCTTTAGCTGTTGCTTCAGGGAGCATAGCAAGAGAAAAAGCAGGGTACACTGTAAGGGAAATAGCGGAAGAATTAGGAAGAACAGAACAAACAATTAGAAAACATGTGAAGGGTGAAACAAAGGCTGGAAAATTAGTCAGAGAAACCTATAATATGATAAAAGAAGGAAAACTAGACATGTCAGAGTTGGAAGATTTTTTAGAAACTACTGTTAGAAAAGAAGAATTAGAATCAAAATTATCAAAAGTTAAAGAATTAGATAAAAAATTAGAGAAACTTAAAAAAGAAAATGAAAAACTCAACACAAAACTAGAAAAAGTCAGGGAAAAATTGGAAGAAATATTAGAGGACATAAAATAATATTATACGTACATTCTGTCACTTTCTTTACCTTTTTCAATATCTTCACCACATTCTTTATGTATTTTCCACAAAACATGGAGTTTTGCCTTAAACACCCTCTTTATGGTGGACATCAATTTGTCTTTACTTAAACCATCTTTATATATTACGTCTCTAACAACATAACCCTGCAATACATCGTCATTTTCCTGAATTTCAAAATCAACAAGAAATTTATTCAATGAAAATTTTATATCCCACATAAATTCCCTACGTTCTTTCCTGTTTAAATCTCTAAGTTTTTGCACATGTTCTGGACTAACTTTCGTAGCACATCCAACAATAATCACATCTGATTTTCCAAGAGGTTGTATGACATCCATGTAATGTCCTGGGGGACATTCAATTAAAAAATGAAAATTTGCCGATTTATCACTCATTTCTTCCTTATACATATCTTCCTCTAATAACCATTCTCTAATTTTTTCCTTGATTTCCATATTTTTTACAC
Coding sequences within:
- a CDS encoding transcriptional regulator protein-like protein (COGs: COG1318 transcriptional regulator protein~KEGG: mfe:Mefer_0108 transcriptional regulator protein-like protein~SPTR: C7P5W8 Transcriptional regulator protein-like protein~TIGRFAM: probable regulatory domain); amino-acid sequence: MIPLVPTSKTEINKLEHVLVLGTLFRPEILKLIKDPRERITWVESLAVASGSIAREKAGYTVREIAEELGRTEQTIRKHVKGETKAGKLVRETYNMIKEGKLDMSELEDFLETTVRKEELESKLSKVKELDKKLEKLKKENEKLNTKLEKVREKLEEILEDIK
- a CDS encoding Protein of unknown function DUF2299 (COGs: COG5440 conserved hypothetical protein~InterPro IPR018747~KEGG: mth:MTH1410 hypothetical protein~PFAM: Protein of unknown function DUF2299~SPTR: O27461 Putative uncharacterized protein~PFAM: Uncharacterized conserved protein (DUF2299)), producing the protein MEIKEKIREWLLEEDMYKEEMSDKSANFHFLIECPPGHYMDVIQPLGKSDVIIVGCATKVSPEHVQKLRDLNRKERREFMWDIKFSLNKFLVDFEIQENDDVLQGYVVRDVIYKDGLSKDKLMSTIKRVFKAKLHVLWKIHKECGEDIEKGKESDRMYV
- a CDS encoding protein of unknown function DUF81 (COGs: COG0730 permease~InterPro IPR002781~KEGG: kcr:Kcr_0277 permease~PFAM: protein of unknown function DUF81~SPTR: B1L3K6 Predicted permease~PFAM: Sulfite exporter TauE/SafE): MIYYIIYFITGLLAGVVGGLLGTGGCVIMMPVIRFGFHFDPAIAVGTTLTAVVFTAGFGAFQHIKMKNVDKETALLTGYSGILGVIIGSIIFGYIKNHGNLIDLIVGIAFIVVSLRMLYEGLFAKIKQVEQVQKIPGTPLSKTIIGSVIGTLTGIIGLGGGYALVPSYTLFLRSPIKLAIGTSMAAFVWIALVGAIYKIFQGVVNIPAAIALGIGAAIGAIYGAKLVAKFKSNVLKILFGLLFTYVSLKYILIYFGIVI
- a CDS encoding putative circadian clock protein, KaiC (COGs: COG0467 RecA-superfamily ATPase implicated in signal transduction~InterPro IPR010624: IPR014774: IPR015140: IPR004504: IPR 003593~KEGG: mfe:Mefer_0135 putative circadian clock protein, KaiC~PFAM: Circadian clock protein KaiC central region; KaiA binding~PRIAM: Non-specific serine/threonine protein kinase~SMART: AAA ATPase~SPTR: C7P5Z5 Putative circadian clock protein, KaiC~PFAM: KaiC~TIGRFAM: KaiC domain protein, Ph0284 family), whose amino-acid sequence is MKNMKKVKTGIPGMDDILHGGIPERNIVLLSGGPGTGKTIFCQQFLYKGVKEYNEPGILVALEEHPVQIRENMKQFGWDVRELEEEEEKFVIVDAFTSGIGRAAKREKYIVKDPNDERELIDVLRTAINDIGAKRVGIDSVTTLYINKPMMARKTVFLLKRVISGLGCTAIFTSQISVGERGFGGPGVEHAVDGIIRLDLDEIKGELKRSLIVWKMRGTNHSLKRRPFDITDKGIYVHSDKVLKIR
- a CDS encoding H+transporting two-sector ATPase C subunit (InterPro IPR002379: IPR000454~KEGG: mst:Msp_1139 AhaK~PFAM: H+transporting two-sector ATPase C subunit~SPTR: Q2NF83 AhaK~PFAM: ATP synthase subunit C) encodes the protein MPKATLATGIIAIGAGLAIGFAGLGAGVGQGVVGSSSVGAIVEDPGSFGKSLLFTALPETHTIFGFIIAIMLIMFSGMMGG